The Thermocrinis ruber genome has a window encoding:
- a CDS encoding pyridoxamine 5'-phosphate oxidase family protein → MLPKELIDFMRSVGVFPIVLTTTDKNGDLHTTFITWVYPVDDKTLRLALSSNAKSAKNMQETGKVAIMVFSANTALALYGNAKLILERIEEVKFPVSVFEVSIQRVEDALFPGGTVVGTIPFMHTGDLQKAGELDELVLSALRG, encoded by the coding sequence ATGCTACCCAAGGAGCTAATAGATTTTATGAGAAGTGTGGGAGTTTTCCCCATAGTCCTTACCACCACCGACAAAAACGGAGACCTTCACACCACCTTTATAACATGGGTTTACCCTGTTGATGATAAAACCCTTCGGCTTGCCCTCAGTTCCAACGCCAAAAGCGCAAAAAACATGCAGGAAACGGGAAAGGTAGCCATAATGGTCTTTAGTGCAAACACTGCCTTAGCCCTCTATGGCAATGCGAAGCTCATTCTTGAGAGAATAGAAGAGGTAAAGTTCCCTGTTTCTGTGTTTGAGGTTTCCATCCAAAGAGTGGAGGATGCGCTCTTTCCCGGTGGCACCGTTGTGGGAACTATACCCTTTATGCATACGGGCGACCTGCAAAAGGCAGGAGAACTGGACGAGCTTGTTCTATCCGCCTTAAGAGGTTAA
- the panD gene encoding aspartate 1-decarboxylase has translation MKRYMLKSKIHRARITGTELHYEGSLSLDVSLMEAAQLLPYEKIEVYNVNTGSRFSTYVIPAPRYSGEVRLNGAAARLGAVGDIIIIASYGLFDEEELKDFKPVLVYVDEHNRIREVRREMMEEFV, from the coding sequence ATGAAGAGATATATGCTAAAGTCCAAAATACACAGGGCAAGGATAACAGGTACAGAACTTCACTACGAAGGTAGCCTATCTTTGGATGTTAGCCTCATGGAAGCGGCCCAGCTACTTCCATACGAGAAGATAGAGGTCTACAACGTGAACACAGGCAGTAGGTTTTCCACTTATGTAATTCCTGCACCAAGGTATTCGGGCGAGGTGAGACTAAACGGTGCCGCTGCGAGGCTTGGTGCGGTGGGAGATATTATCATAATAGCGTCTTATGGTCTCTTTGACGAGGAAGAGTTGAAGGACTTTAAGCCTGTTCTTGTTTATGTGGATGAGCATAACCGAATAAGAGAGGTAAGAAGGGAGATGATGGAGGAGTTTGTGTGA
- a CDS encoding 6-pyruvoyl trahydropterin synthase family protein has product MKWQISKVFRFEAGHRVWKQNLTYGRGADFTIGKEIPVNKCVNLHGHSYVLEVVLGSDTLSEQDMVIDFYHVKNALKELIDTIDHSFIIDKADPMYPELKELAEKYGALKLFPVDFCPTAEALAKFFYDFLEDKLRAVGLLEEVKVIKVVLWETATSKAEYYGNVL; this is encoded by the coding sequence GTGAAGTGGCAAATATCCAAGGTCTTTAGGTTTGAGGCGGGACACAGGGTTTGGAAGCAAAACCTAACCTACGGAAGAGGAGCTGACTTTACTATTGGAAAGGAGATCCCAGTTAACAAGTGCGTAAATTTGCACGGACATAGTTATGTACTGGAAGTAGTGCTGGGCTCTGATACCCTCTCTGAGCAGGACATGGTAATAGACTTCTACCATGTAAAAAATGCCCTGAAGGAGCTAATAGACACCATTGACCACAGCTTTATCATAGACAAAGCGGACCCTATGTATCCAGAGCTTAAAGAATTAGCAGAAAAATACGGTGCCCTCAAGCTCTTCCCGGTGGATTTTTGCCCTACTGCAGAAGCCCTTGCCAAGTTCTTTTATGACTTCCTTGAAGACAAATTGAGGGCGGTGGGACTTTTGGAAGAGGTGAAGGTTATAAAGGTAGTGCTTTGGGAAACTGCAACTTCAAAAGCTGAATATTACGGAAATGTGTTATAA
- the rpsU gene encoding 30S ribosomal protein S21, protein MVFVIVDENEPFEKAFKKFKRLVEKEGILTEVRRRQFYEKPSEKKKRRERQARKRILKAMKKRNML, encoded by the coding sequence TTGGTGTTTGTGATAGTGGATGAAAACGAACCCTTTGAGAAGGCTTTTAAAAAATTTAAAAGGCTTGTAGAGAAAGAAGGGATACTTACAGAAGTCAGGAGGCGCCAATTCTACGAAAAGCCAAGTGAAAAGAAAAAGAGAAGGGAACGTCAAGCGAGGAAGAGAATATTGAAGGCCATGAAGAAAAGAAATATGCTTTGA
- a CDS encoding flagellar brake protein, with protein sequence MFQPDLADVLLVLFGFVASVFVLIVLPYAVSKYLASRSVRREFEVVGKQMGLNEEEIALLYKCASTLEEPNKVFYSKYVFERCVGKLVKESSDNIPIIVSVRKKLKFEHLPWFLPLATTRDIEVYQTGFVSYKGKSYGAAVWEKTEEDLKIAILDRAPEFPQPGEKVRFSFLREDDGRYYFEAEVLNTYLEGGKVILVVPHTEKLGKVQLRDSIRWKVSIPARAFFFNRKVKAEELSLIEELPDESFLEGTIENISTEGVKVCFNRFLSAKEGDSLLLEFEWKGEAFKNILAEIRHISGSTDRTCFGLKFLNLKKNYEDTIRRFIIEEQREALKAYKMDR encoded by the coding sequence ATGTTCCAACCTGATCTGGCGGATGTATTACTTGTTCTTTTTGGTTTTGTAGCCTCCGTATTTGTTCTTATAGTTCTTCCTTATGCCGTCTCAAAATACCTTGCCAGCAGGTCTGTAAGGAGGGAGTTTGAGGTTGTCGGAAAGCAGATGGGGCTTAATGAAGAAGAAATAGCTTTGCTATATAAGTGTGCAAGCACGTTGGAAGAGCCAAATAAAGTTTTTTACAGCAAGTATGTATTTGAAAGGTGTGTGGGAAAGCTTGTTAAGGAAAGCTCGGATAATATACCCATCATTGTTAGTGTTAGAAAGAAGCTCAAATTTGAGCATTTACCATGGTTTCTACCACTTGCTACCACGAGAGACATAGAGGTCTATCAGACAGGTTTTGTTTCATACAAAGGAAAGTCATACGGTGCTGCAGTTTGGGAAAAAACAGAAGAGGATCTAAAGATAGCTATCCTTGATAGAGCTCCGGAATTTCCACAGCCCGGTGAAAAAGTTAGGTTTTCCTTTTTAAGAGAAGACGATGGCAGGTATTACTTTGAAGCGGAAGTTTTGAACACCTACCTTGAAGGTGGAAAAGTGATTTTGGTTGTTCCTCATACCGAAAAGCTTGGTAAAGTCCAGCTAAGGGACTCCATAAGATGGAAGGTATCCATCCCTGCACGAGCGTTCTTTTTCAACAGGAAGGTAAAAGCTGAGGAACTATCTCTTATTGAAGAGCTACCTGATGAATCCTTTTTGGAAGGAACCATAGAGAACATAAGCACGGAAGGAGTTAAGGTTTGTTTTAATAGGTTCCTTTCAGCAAAGGAAGGCGATAGCTTGCTTTTAGAATTTGAATGGAAGGGTGAAGCTTTTAAAAACATTTTGGCGGAGATAAGGCATATATCGGGCTCTACCGATAGAACGTGTTTTGGTTTAAAATTTTTAAACTTGAAAAAAAATTACGAGGACACCATAAGAAGGTTTATAATAGAGGAGCAGAGGGAAGCACTAAAAGCTTATAAGATGGATAGATAA
- the trxB gene encoding thioredoxin-disulfide reductase: MISEDILYDCVIVGGGPAGLTAGLYCARAKMNTLLLEKGTIGGQIAITDLVENYPGFPEGISGKELSLRFKEQAERFGLKIHRKEVVKIEKVGKELILHLRTGELLRSKTVILAVGASPRKLGVKGEEEFLNRGVSYCATCDGALFDGVPIAVIGGGDSACQESLFLTRFGSVVYLIHRRDQLRAQKHLQEKVLSHPKIKFLPNKVVEEIRGTDAVESLLLKDTQTGELSTLEVEGVFIFIGLEPATGFLKGFVKTDDKGYIITDERMRTSVEGVFACGDCRSGATGQVAVAVGEGCIAAIEAEKYLQENF, from the coding sequence ATGATCTCTGAGGATATACTGTATGATTGTGTTATAGTGGGGGGCGGTCCAGCGGGATTGACCGCTGGGCTTTACTGTGCAAGGGCAAAGATGAACACCCTCCTTCTGGAGAAGGGGACCATCGGGGGACAGATAGCCATTACAGACTTGGTGGAAAATTACCCAGGATTTCCAGAAGGGATAAGCGGTAAAGAGTTGTCCCTCAGGTTCAAAGAGCAGGCAGAAAGATTTGGTTTGAAAATCCACAGGAAGGAAGTGGTAAAGATAGAAAAGGTGGGTAAAGAATTAATCTTGCACCTTAGGACCGGGGAGCTCTTGAGGAGCAAAACGGTTATTCTTGCTGTAGGAGCAAGCCCAAGAAAGTTGGGTGTAAAGGGGGAGGAAGAGTTCTTGAACAGAGGAGTATCCTACTGTGCTACCTGCGATGGTGCCCTCTTTGATGGAGTACCTATTGCAGTAATAGGTGGAGGAGATTCCGCCTGTCAGGAAAGCTTGTTTTTAACCCGTTTTGGTAGTGTGGTTTATCTGATCCACCGAAGAGATCAGCTGAGGGCTCAAAAACATCTTCAGGAAAAGGTGCTTTCCCATCCCAAGATCAAGTTCTTACCCAACAAGGTGGTGGAAGAGATAAGGGGTACAGATGCAGTGGAGAGCTTGCTTCTTAAAGATACCCAAACGGGGGAGCTTTCCACCTTGGAAGTGGAAGGGGTGTTTATTTTCATCGGTTTGGAGCCCGCCACAGGCTTTCTTAAAGGTTTTGTCAAAACGGACGATAAAGGATATATCATCACCGATGAGAGAATGAGAACCAGTGTGGAGGGTGTGTTTGCATGTGGAGATTGCCGAAGCGGAGCCACCGGTCAGGTGGCTGTGGCGGTGGGGGAAGGGTGCATAGCTGCCATAGAGGCAGAAAAATACCTACAGGAGAACTTCTAA
- the trxA gene encoding thioredoxin, which yields MAGNVITLTESNWHAEVINSDKPVLVDFWAPWCGPCRIIAPIIEELADEFAGKVKVGKLNTDENPNIAMQYGIRAIPTLMLFKNGEVVDTRIGVQPKEAIKQMLLSHI from the coding sequence ATGGCAGGAAACGTCATCACATTAACAGAAAGCAACTGGCATGCGGAGGTCATTAACTCAGACAAGCCAGTTCTAGTGGATTTTTGGGCTCCCTGGTGTGGTCCCTGTAGGATCATAGCACCCATCATAGAAGAGTTGGCGGATGAGTTTGCGGGCAAAGTGAAGGTTGGCAAGCTAAACACCGACGAAAACCCCAATATAGCTATGCAGTATGGCATAAGAGCAATACCCACCTTGATGCTTTTCAAAAACGGTGAAGTAGTTGATACAAGGATTGGCGTTCAACCTAAAGAAGCCATAAAGCAAATGCTCCTTAGCCACATATGA
- a CDS encoding ArsR/SmtB family transcription factor, producing MKHLSEEILEEWAELLKALAHPIRLRILATLIEGRQCVKNLSELLKISQPNVSQHLGILRNKGIVGCKRDGSVVCYYIKDERALKIYEILSKEVTKWQETSSH from the coding sequence ATGAAGCATTTGAGTGAAGAAATCCTTGAAGAGTGGGCAGAGCTTTTAAAGGCTTTGGCTCATCCCATAAGGCTAAGGATTTTGGCAACCTTGATAGAAGGCAGGCAGTGTGTCAAAAACCTTAGCGAGCTCCTCAAAATCTCCCAACCCAACGTATCCCAGCACCTTGGAATACTTAGGAACAAAGGTATAGTAGGTTGTAAAAGGGATGGTTCTGTAGTTTGCTACTATATAAAGGATGAAAGGGCTTTAAAAATCTATGAAATATTAAGCAAGGAGGTAACAAAATGGCAGGAAACGTCATCACATTAA
- a CDS encoding cation diffusion facilitator family transporter has protein sequence MERAYCKHQHVFHVPKKEAEGRVLLVFLLTLAFMFVEIASGYIFGSVALLADGIHMGTHALAFGISFTAYMLARRWSRDVSFSFGTWKVEVLGAYTSAVLLSMMAFLVLIEALSKLINRVAVKYEEALLVAFGGLLINLVSAFVLSHEEDHKHDVNLKSAYLHVLTDALTSILAIGALLGGKYFGMWYLDPLSGIVGFFVIINWAYGLLKETAWILLDREMRSPIVQRIINSIERDGISKVQDIHLLRIHHDKYACILTITTTQDLPADDYVKRLEEIENLVHTTVEVVYCTDSVDKNI, from the coding sequence ATGGAAAGGGCTTACTGCAAACATCAGCATGTGTTCCATGTGCCCAAGAAGGAGGCGGAGGGGCGCGTGCTTTTGGTGTTTTTGCTGACGCTGGCTTTTATGTTTGTTGAGATCGCCTCTGGCTATATCTTTGGTTCTGTTGCCCTTTTGGCGGACGGCATACATATGGGAACTCACGCCTTAGCCTTTGGAATATCCTTCACTGCCTATATGCTGGCAAGAAGGTGGTCAAGGGATGTTAGCTTTTCCTTTGGTACTTGGAAGGTGGAGGTGCTTGGGGCATACACCAGCGCAGTGCTTTTAAGTATGATGGCTTTCCTTGTTCTTATAGAAGCCCTGTCAAAGCTCATAAACAGGGTAGCGGTTAAATATGAAGAAGCCCTTTTGGTTGCCTTTGGAGGATTGTTGATAAACTTGGTTAGTGCCTTCGTCTTGTCCCACGAGGAGGACCACAAGCATGACGTTAATCTGAAGTCCGCCTACCTTCATGTGCTTACAGACGCATTGACCTCAATATTGGCAATAGGTGCCCTTTTGGGTGGCAAATATTTTGGCATGTGGTATTTGGACCCTCTCTCTGGGATTGTGGGCTTTTTTGTGATCATCAACTGGGCGTATGGACTTCTCAAAGAAACCGCCTGGATACTCCTTGATAGGGAGATGCGCTCCCCCATAGTGCAAAGGATAATTAACAGCATAGAAAGGGATGGCATCAGCAAAGTCCAAGATATACACCTCCTCCGCATCCATCACGACAAGTATGCGTGCATACTTACTATAACCACCACTCAGGACCTTCCTGCGGACGACTACGTAAAACGCCTTGAGGAAATAGAAAACTTAGTTCATACTACGGTGGAGGTGGTATATTGTACGGATTCTGTTGATAAAAACATATAA
- a CDS encoding Ppx/GppA phosphatase family protein produces the protein MKVASIDVGSYSCRLSIADFSKSFRIIYEEGNITALATGLKENGYLQEEPMEETLRTIKKYIQVAKQYGAERIVLIGTEALRRAKNSQEFLKRVKDETGLELKVISPDEEGSLAFLAVAFSLRPEGKFCIIDQGGGSTEFVCGKGTEVEYLKSLPVGIVNLTEEFIQSDPPKPYELESLKNFLDELIKDVVRPCDVLVGLGGTITTISAIKNNVFPYQGSLVHGSKLTLEDIMFWLETLSSMKAEDRVKTFPHIEPKRAKVIIPGLMIFYRAMLLFGKREIVVSDWGIKEGVLIREYLSLGLG, from the coding sequence GTGAAGGTTGCATCTATAGATGTTGGTTCCTACTCCTGCAGGTTGAGCATAGCAGACTTTTCCAAATCTTTTAGGATCATATACGAAGAGGGCAACATTACCGCCTTGGCTACAGGGTTGAAGGAGAACGGTTACCTCCAAGAGGAGCCTATGGAAGAGACATTGCGGACCATCAAAAAATACATACAAGTGGCAAAACAGTATGGAGCAGAAAGAATAGTCTTAATTGGCACAGAAGCACTACGTAGGGCAAAAAACTCTCAAGAGTTCTTAAAGAGAGTAAAGGATGAGACGGGATTGGAGTTAAAGGTAATATCTCCGGATGAGGAGGGTAGCCTTGCCTTCTTAGCGGTCGCCTTTTCTCTAAGACCGGAGGGAAAATTTTGCATAATAGACCAAGGGGGAGGTTCCACAGAGTTTGTATGTGGAAAGGGCACAGAGGTTGAGTACCTAAAATCCCTTCCGGTGGGCATAGTTAACCTTACGGAGGAGTTTATACAAAGCGACCCTCCCAAGCCTTACGAGCTGGAGTCTTTGAAGAATTTTTTGGATGAGCTAATAAAGGATGTGGTCCGTCCCTGCGATGTTTTAGTGGGGTTGGGTGGAACCATTACCACTATAAGCGCAATAAAGAACAACGTATTTCCCTATCAAGGTTCTTTGGTGCATGGCTCCAAGCTAACTTTGGAGGATATTATGTTTTGGCTGGAGACCCTCAGCAGTATGAAGGCAGAAGACAGGGTAAAGACCTTTCCACACATAGAGCCAAAGCGGGCAAAGGTGATAATCCCGGGACTTATGATCTTCTACAGGGCTATGCTTTTGTTTGGTAAAAGGGAGATTGTGGTAAGTGATTGGGGCATAAAGGAGGGAGTTCTGATAAGGGAATACCTATCCCTTGGGCTTGGTTAA
- a CDS encoding cation:proton antiporter, translated as MHSHEILLWIGLLFTLLFVFGFSLRFLKVPYILSFMLAGLVGKELFHEKVIEWVTFLEHSAVIFLFFFIGLEYSFERLVAMRNILKPGLADLFINFLPVFLVAYIATKDFLFSAVVASALYPSSTAITAKLLSDYKRLVFPEAELLIGILIFEDLISIILLSLLSGGINGGQEEPTFLLLRSVLSLLVFFFAFYLLRNLAYRTVGEIDKISEETIFPFLIVGALLLLCGLGEWMGVSSALIAFMLGVVVPEDSLTYKTVEERLADLKELSLGVFFFSFTYSANISFDQNLYLLIALLLLSLITKLISTYWGARLYGLSKRVSIRASLSFLARGEFSLIFASLLPATQALVFLVVFITSILGSIAFVYAPKVASALTKPKG; from the coding sequence ATGCACTCTCACGAGATCCTCTTGTGGATAGGACTTCTCTTTACCCTGCTTTTTGTTTTTGGCTTTTCTCTTAGGTTTTTAAAGGTTCCCTACATACTCTCCTTCATGTTGGCTGGACTTGTGGGAAAGGAACTCTTCCACGAAAAAGTAATAGAGTGGGTTACCTTTTTAGAGCATTCTGCGGTGATATTTCTCTTCTTTTTCATAGGGCTTGAGTATTCCTTTGAGCGCCTTGTGGCTATGAGGAACATTCTAAAGCCCGGCTTGGCGGACCTTTTTATAAATTTCCTTCCAGTGTTTCTTGTGGCATATATTGCTACCAAAGATTTTCTCTTTTCTGCGGTGGTTGCCTCTGCCCTTTACCCTTCCAGCACTGCCATAACCGCCAAGCTACTGTCCGACTACAAAAGACTTGTTTTCCCAGAAGCGGAACTGCTCATAGGCATTCTCATATTTGAAGACCTCATTTCAATAATACTGCTTTCCCTACTCTCCGGCGGAATTAATGGTGGGCAGGAGGAGCCTACCTTTCTTTTGCTAAGAAGCGTTCTCTCCCTTTTGGTGTTCTTTTTTGCCTTTTACCTTCTTAGAAACTTAGCCTACAGGACGGTCGGTGAGATAGATAAGATCTCAGAGGAGACTATCTTTCCCTTTTTGATCGTAGGTGCTTTACTCCTGCTGTGTGGTCTTGGAGAATGGATGGGAGTGTCCTCTGCCCTGATTGCCTTTATGCTGGGCGTTGTGGTTCCAGAAGACAGTTTAACTTACAAGACGGTAGAAGAAAGGTTAGCTGACCTAAAAGAGCTCTCTTTGGGTGTCTTTTTCTTTTCCTTTACCTACTCTGCCAACATAAGCTTTGATCAGAACCTTTATCTTTTGATTGCCTTGCTTTTGCTTTCCTTGATCACAAAGCTCATATCCACCTATTGGGGTGCCCGGCTTTATGGGCTTAGTAAGAGGGTTTCCATAAGGGCTAGCCTTTCCTTCTTAGCAAGGGGTGAATTCTCTTTGATCTTTGCCAGCTTACTTCCAGCCACCCAGGCTTTGGTCTTTTTGGTAGTTTTTATCACATCCATTCTTGGAAGTATAGCCTTTGTCTATGCACCAAAAGTGGCATCTGCCTTAACCAAGCCCAAGGGATAG
- a CDS encoding cation:proton antiporter regulatory subunit — MRIRETDLPGIGKKYVVLLKSGKELVIIIHNTGRREIYLMEDEEPRCVIELTDEEAKELGFLVAGATYQPISTEKMEMILQQVVMEWVKVHQNSNFVNKTIAELEIRRKTGVSIIAIERGGKVIPSPDPYKEHIRAGDTLIAVGTRQQMKAFLDLCGGCST, encoded by the coding sequence ATGAGAATAAGGGAGACTGACCTACCGGGTATAGGCAAAAAGTATGTGGTGCTATTAAAGAGCGGTAAAGAGCTTGTGATAATAATCCACAATACGGGCAGGAGGGAGATATATCTTATGGAGGATGAAGAGCCCAGATGTGTTATAGAGCTGACCGATGAGGAGGCAAAGGAGCTTGGCTTTTTGGTGGCGGGTGCCACATACCAACCTATTTCCACAGAAAAGATGGAAATGATCCTCCAACAGGTGGTGATGGAATGGGTAAAGGTTCATCAAAACTCAAACTTTGTTAATAAGACCATCGCGGAGCTTGAAATAAGGAGAAAGACTGGCGTTTCCATAATTGCCATAGAGAGGGGAGGGAAAGTGATCCCAAGTCCAGACCCTTACAAAGAACATATAAGGGCAGGAGACACACTGATTGCGGTGGGCACCAGACAGCAAATGAAAGCCTTTTTAGACCTATGCGGAGGATGTAGCACTTAG
- a CDS encoding heat shock protein transcriptional repressor HspR: protein MKREVKKKYTIGVVAEMYNIHPQTLRLYEKEGLIKPYRSKGRTRYYTEEDLKRLELVLTLSRELGVNLAGIEIILRMKEQMEEMERQIQKLLEIIQKSLREEESEEVKAIVLSSKSVVARLQDIINRHENKGD, encoded by the coding sequence ATGAAGAGGGAAGTTAAAAAGAAATACACCATAGGCGTAGTGGCAGAAATGTATAACATACATCCGCAGACCCTCCGCCTTTATGAAAAGGAGGGCCTCATAAAACCATACAGGAGCAAAGGAAGGACCAGATATTACACGGAGGAAGACCTAAAGAGGTTGGAGCTTGTGCTTACCCTCTCCCGGGAGCTTGGGGTAAATTTGGCGGGCATTGAAATCATCCTGAGAATGAAGGAGCAGATGGAGGAGATGGAAAGGCAGATCCAAAAACTCTTGGAAATCATCCAAAAAAGCTTACGGGAGGAAGAAAGTGAAGAAGTTAAGGCAATCGTGCTCTCTAGCAAAAGTGTGGTGGCACGCCTTCAGGATATAATTAACAGGCATGAGAATAAGGGAGACTGA
- the dnaJ gene encoding molecular chaperone DnaJ, translating to MQSSKKDYYEILGVPRNATQEEIKKAYRRLARKYHPDFNKDPEAQEKFKEINEAYQVLSDPEKRKLYDQYGHAAFQTSSGGSEYSEQAWKDIFETVEDLFRGFGFEDIFERRGRKRSQRRPIKGEDIYYTVELTLEEAYSGKVVSVPLVREVPCPACEGLGYDRYKGERTCPTCDGRGSIYQRQFFISISQTCPTCGGEGVIREPCSRCGGKGTVPEREEVKVRIPPGVDNGSRVLVEGKGHAGLYGGPPGDLYLLVKVLPHRLFERRGDNLYLDVNLKLTEAVMGTELEVPTLNGEKIKVKIPAGVKEGDTVRVEGKGMPKLRGGGFGDLFLRVHIDIPKLSFWEKHFGDGKKIKQLLEELDKLLPEPTRLRVRQP from the coding sequence ATGCAATCTTCCAAAAAGGATTACTACGAGATTCTTGGGGTTCCAAGGAACGCGACGCAGGAGGAAATAAAGAAGGCATACCGACGTCTTGCCAGAAAGTATCATCCCGATTTTAACAAGGACCCAGAGGCACAGGAGAAATTCAAGGAGATCAACGAAGCCTATCAGGTCCTTTCGGACCCAGAAAAGAGAAAGCTCTACGACCAGTATGGACACGCCGCCTTTCAGACTTCTTCCGGTGGTAGTGAATACAGCGAGCAAGCTTGGAAAGATATTTTTGAAACCGTAGAGGACCTCTTTAGAGGCTTTGGCTTTGAGGATATATTTGAGAGAAGGGGGAGAAAGCGTTCTCAAAGAAGACCCATAAAGGGCGAAGATATATACTACACGGTGGAGCTCACTTTGGAGGAGGCTTACTCCGGCAAAGTGGTGAGCGTCCCACTAGTTAGGGAGGTTCCATGCCCTGCCTGTGAAGGCTTAGGATATGATAGATATAAAGGAGAAAGGACTTGTCCTACTTGTGATGGCAGAGGTAGTATATACCAAAGGCAGTTTTTCATAAGCATCTCTCAAACCTGTCCTACCTGTGGTGGAGAGGGAGTAATCAGGGAGCCTTGTAGTAGATGCGGTGGAAAAGGTACCGTTCCAGAAAGGGAGGAGGTGAAGGTACGGATTCCCCCGGGTGTGGATAACGGTAGCAGGGTTCTTGTAGAAGGGAAAGGTCATGCAGGACTATACGGCGGTCCACCCGGCGACCTTTATTTGCTTGTGAAGGTTTTGCCCCATAGGCTCTTTGAAAGGAGAGGAGATAACCTTTACTTGGATGTAAACCTAAAGCTCACCGAAGCGGTTATGGGAACTGAGCTTGAAGTACCCACCTTAAATGGTGAGAAGATTAAGGTGAAGATCCCCGCAGGCGTGAAAGAGGGAGACACAGTCCGAGTGGAAGGGAAGGGTATGCCAAAGCTCAGGGGCGGTGGTTTTGGAGACCTATTCCTTAGGGTCCATATAGACATACCCAAGCTGAGCTTTTGGGAAAAACACTTCGGAGATGGCAAAAAGATCAAACAGCTTCTTGAAGAGTTAGACAAACTACTACCTGAACCCACCAGATTGAGGGTAAGACAGCCATGA
- the rho gene encoding transcription termination factor Rho, with protein MEETQVQERKLYSYEELKKMSFAELQKIGRELELRRVTGLRKEELIEDILQAQAQLEGLNFVKGVLEILPEGYGFIRKQENNYMPSPGDVYVAPSQIKKFGLRTGDQIIGFARPPQDREKYQALIRIESVCGLSPDPEILRSRPQFEKLTPFHPTERFNLETTPDELSTRVVSLIAPIGKGQRGLIVAPPKAGKTVLLQKIAKALIQNHPEVYLIILLIDERPEEVTEMRRIVGDGAEVIASTFDEPPERHMQVAELVIEKAKRMVELKQDVVILLDSMTRFGRASNAVTPSTGRVLSGGIEATALQRPKKFFGAARNIEEGGSLTIIATALIETGSRMDDVIYEEFKGTGNMEIHLDRKLMERRIFPAINIEKSGTRKEELLLEEWELQRVWVLRKFLATMDPVEAMEFLLDKLKKFKTNKDFLKAMHS; from the coding sequence ATGGAAGAAACCCAAGTTCAGGAGAGGAAACTTTACTCCTACGAAGAGTTAAAGAAGATGTCCTTTGCAGAACTACAAAAGATCGGCAGGGAGCTTGAGCTGAGGCGTGTCACTGGTCTCAGAAAGGAGGAGCTCATAGAAGACATACTCCAAGCTCAAGCCCAGTTGGAGGGTTTGAACTTCGTAAAGGGTGTTTTGGAGATTCTGCCGGAGGGTTATGGCTTTATCAGAAAACAAGAGAACAACTACATGCCAAGTCCTGGGGATGTTTATGTGGCACCTTCCCAGATTAAAAAGTTTGGACTGAGGACGGGAGACCAGATCATAGGTTTTGCAAGACCACCGCAAGATAGAGAAAAGTATCAAGCCCTAATTAGGATAGAGTCCGTGTGTGGGCTTAGCCCAGACCCAGAGATCCTACGGTCAAGACCTCAATTTGAAAAGCTAACACCCTTCCATCCCACCGAAAGGTTCAATCTTGAAACCACACCGGATGAGCTATCCACAAGGGTAGTCAGCCTTATAGCACCCATAGGCAAGGGTCAAAGGGGTCTCATAGTAGCACCACCAAAGGCAGGAAAAACGGTCCTTCTTCAAAAGATCGCTAAAGCTCTAATACAGAATCATCCAGAGGTCTATCTAATAATCCTGCTCATAGACGAAAGACCGGAAGAGGTTACTGAGATGAGGAGGATTGTGGGAGATGGGGCGGAGGTTATAGCTTCCACCTTTGACGAGCCACCAGAAAGGCACATGCAGGTGGCGGAGCTTGTCATAGAAAAGGCAAAGAGAATGGTGGAGCTAAAGCAGGATGTGGTGATCCTCTTGGACTCTATGACACGCTTCGGCAGGGCTTCCAACGCAGTAACTCCTTCCACGGGTAGAGTTCTCTCCGGTGGTATAGAGGCAACCGCTTTGCAAAGACCTAAAAAGTTCTTTGGTGCTGCAAGAAACATTGAAGAGGGAGGTTCTTTAACCATCATAGCCACTGCCCTCATAGAAACGGGCTCAAGGATGGACGATGTTATCTACGAAGAATTTAAAGGCACTGGAAACATGGAGATCCATCTTGACAGAAAGCTCATGGAAAGAAGAATATTCCCAGCCATCAACATAGAAAAGTCTGGCACCCGCAAGGAGGAGCTACTCTTGGAAGAGTGGGAATTGCAGAGGGTTTGGGTGCTCAGAAAGTTCTTGGCGACCATGGACCCGGTGGAGGCGATGGAGTTCCTTTTGGACAAGCTCAAAAAGTTCAAAACCAACAAAGATTTTCTAAAGGCGATGCACTCTTAA